From the Polyangiaceae bacterium genome, one window contains:
- a CDS encoding RNA polymerase sigma factor, which translates to MKLAKVLPLRRVRGTSEAMTDEALIAACAVGDAAALGALFDRHHTAVYRFLARSTGLRAHELDDVVQGTFTEVIRAARGFRGTASARSWLFGIALNVGRHYVRGETRRRATLASVAERNDSTQADPLERAERQQQLRRLQRALDQLSAEQREAFVMCELEQVRGVEAAQALGVREGTLYRRLHEARKLLRRALEGPGDE; encoded by the coding sequence ATGAAGCTGGCCAAAGTCCTGCCGCTACGCCGCGTGCGGGGCACCTCGGAGGCGATGACCGACGAAGCGCTGATTGCGGCGTGCGCCGTGGGCGACGCGGCGGCCTTGGGCGCTCTGTTCGACCGTCATCACACCGCAGTCTACCGCTTTCTAGCCCGCAGCACGGGCTTGCGCGCTCACGAACTCGATGACGTCGTGCAAGGTACCTTCACCGAGGTGATTCGTGCCGCCAGGGGCTTTCGCGGCACTGCCTCCGCGCGTTCGTGGCTGTTCGGCATCGCCCTCAACGTCGGGCGTCACTACGTGCGGGGAGAGACTCGTCGTCGCGCCACACTGGCCAGCGTCGCCGAGCGCAACGACTCGACCCAAGCCGATCCGTTGGAACGCGCAGAACGCCAGCAGCAACTTCGTCGACTTCAACGCGCGCTGGATCAGCTCAGTGCCGAACAGCGCGAGGCGTTCGTGATGTGCGAGCTGGAGCAGGTTCGCGGGGTCGAGGCGGCGCAGGCCCTGGGCGTTCGCGAAGGCACGCTGTATCGGCGTCTGCACGAGGCCCGCAAGCTGCTGCGACGCGCACTGGAGGGCCCCGGCGATGAGTAG
- a CDS encoding tetratricopeptide repeat protein, whose product MSRELGCAEARDILRLATHELNDDQRAHLEHCARCREAHEANRSLTELGRELEWDEPDPERVEQLRTRLLARVPQTAAPAPARSSRRGAFMLAAALAASVALWFFWRAGTPALHAVHVTLHPGTGAVFEDSGAHADRVVHLKDGSLLTVVEKLEPGQRMRVVTEDAEVEVRGTSFDVTAEHDRLTRVWVLHGIVEVRVRGRAPIRLGQGERWSLEAETAANAGVAATASVAAKNADAPALASPGPAGVSSGAAGAARTSAGASPPATAIAATPAPHASEATGPAAPANSDDPAEAAFRKGWSALKAGDSAAAARAFAAAGSDKGSSVQEDASFWQAVALSRSEQKSAAIAAFRKFLTDYPSSPRRGEASALLGQLLLQSGETAAARERFLDAQKDPRPEVKRAGEVGAAESQSTKR is encoded by the coding sequence ATGAGTAGGGAGCTGGGATGTGCCGAGGCACGAGATATCCTGCGCCTGGCGACGCATGAGCTGAACGACGACCAGCGCGCTCACCTCGAGCACTGCGCCCGCTGCCGCGAGGCCCACGAAGCGAACCGGTCGCTGACGGAACTGGGTCGAGAGCTCGAGTGGGACGAACCCGATCCCGAAAGGGTGGAGCAACTGCGCACGCGTTTACTCGCGAGGGTTCCCCAGACCGCAGCGCCCGCACCCGCACGGAGCTCTCGCCGTGGTGCGTTCATGCTGGCAGCAGCGCTGGCCGCAAGCGTCGCCCTTTGGTTCTTCTGGCGCGCGGGTACGCCTGCGCTGCATGCCGTGCACGTGACACTCCACCCGGGCACTGGTGCGGTGTTCGAAGACAGCGGCGCCCATGCAGACCGCGTGGTGCATCTGAAGGATGGGTCTCTGCTGACGGTCGTGGAAAAGCTCGAACCAGGCCAACGCATGCGCGTCGTCACCGAGGACGCCGAAGTAGAGGTGCGAGGAACTTCCTTCGACGTCACGGCGGAACACGACCGGCTGACCCGTGTATGGGTGCTTCACGGCATCGTGGAAGTGCGCGTACGCGGTCGCGCGCCGATTCGCCTCGGCCAGGGTGAACGTTGGAGTCTGGAGGCGGAGACCGCCGCGAACGCTGGCGTGGCTGCCACTGCTAGCGTGGCCGCGAAGAACGCTGACGCTCCGGCCCTCGCGTCGCCAGGCCCTGCTGGCGTGTCCTCGGGCGCCGCTGGCGCTGCACGGACCTCGGCTGGTGCGTCGCCGCCAGCAACAGCGATCGCCGCAACGCCCGCCCCCCACGCGAGCGAGGCGACGGGTCCCGCCGCTCCGGCCAATAGCGACGACCCGGCCGAAGCCGCGTTCCGCAAAGGATGGTCGGCGCTCAAAGCTGGCGACAGTGCAGCGGCCGCGCGCGCGTTCGCCGCAGCGGGGAGCGACAAGGGCAGCTCCGTGCAAGAAGACGCCAGCTTTTGGCAGGCGGTCGCGCTATCGCGAAGTGAGCAGAAGTCCGCAGCGATTGCAGCCTTCCGCAAGTTCCTCACCGACTACCCCAGCTCTCCGCGACGCGGGGAGGCCTCTGCACTCCTCGGCCAGTTGCTGCTGCAGAGCGGTGAGACCGCCGCGGCACGCGAGCGGTTCCTCGACGCGCAGAAGGACCCACGACCGGAAGTGAAGCGAGCGGGGGAAGTCGGTGCGGCAGAGAGTCAATCCACCAAGCGGTGA